A DNA window from Drosophila sechellia strain sech25 chromosome X, ASM438219v1, whole genome shotgun sequence contains the following coding sequences:
- the LOC116802343 gene encoding uncharacterized protein LOC116802343 — protein sequence MCAQSGSSEPQASGFGKVGVSLPDYGAAQVAVPFCGPPEMGMYNSRAELVQLKPSLHQHRISICSIRNGASALMLLIRKLHTIVQYIKFSQVFCVLQYFK from the exons ATGTGCGCCCAGTCTGGGAGTTCTGAGCCCCAGGCCAGTGGATTCGGGAAGGTGGGCGT AAGCTTGCCGGATTATGGTGCTGCGCAAGTGGCCGTTCCATTTTGTGGCCCACCCGAAATGGGCATGTATAACAGCAGAGCAGAGCTTGTACAGCTGAAACCAAGTCTCCATCAGCATAGGATCAGCATCTGCTCTATTCGAAATGGGGCTTCTGCATTAATGCTTTTGATTAGGAAGCTTCATACCATTGTACAATATATAAAGTTTTCCCAAGTGTTCTGTGTATTACAATACTTTAAGTAG